One window of the Saccopteryx bilineata isolate mSacBil1 chromosome 2, mSacBil1_pri_phased_curated, whole genome shotgun sequence genome contains the following:
- the LOC136322420 gene encoding small ribosomal subunit protein uS10-like, with product MIVLYAILSQQQLKLLKPPSVVPSELKGRFLSLVCADLIRGAKEKNLKVKGPVRMPTKTLRITTRKTPCREGSKTWDRFQMRIHKRLIDLHSPSEIVKQITSISIEPGVEVEVTIADA from the coding sequence atgatagttttataCGCTATTCTGAGCCAGCAGCAGTTAAAATTGCTTAAGCCGCCTTCGGTTGTTCCGAGTGAACTGAAAGGCCGTTTTCTTTCTCTAGTGTGTGCTGACTTGATCAGAGGTGCGAAGGAAAAGAATCTCAAAGTGAAAGGACCCGTGCGCATGCCTACCAAGACTCTGAGAATCACCACAAGAAAAACTCCCTGCAGGGAGGGTTCTAAGACTTGGGATCGGTTTCAGATGAGGATCCACAAACGTCTCATTGACCTGCACAGCCCTTCTGAGATTGTTAAACAGATTACTTCCATCAGTATTGAGCCGGGAGTTGAGGTTGAAGTCACCATTGCAGATGCTTAA